Proteins encoded within one genomic window of Humulus lupulus chromosome 1, drHumLupu1.1, whole genome shotgun sequence:
- the LOC133823929 gene encoding uncharacterized protein LOC133823929, whose translation MSLSVFKRLGLGEARPTTVTLQQVDRSLTHPRGIIEDVLVKVDKFIFPADFIVLDMEEDEDVLITLGRPFLATGQALIDVQKGELRLRVQGDEEVPVEGATKSVRDKYECWQAANNKVRKLNCIEQQ comes from the exons ATGTCATTGTCTGTATTTAAAAggcttggtttgggggaagctagacccACTACTGTTACTCTTCAACAGGTTGACCGTTCATTAACACACCCCAGAGGTATTATAGAGGACGTTCTAGTAAAAGTAGATAAGTTCATTTTCCCAGCGGATTTCATTgttttagatatggaggaagatgaggacGTGCTTATTACATTGGGACGACCATTTTTGGCCACGGGGCAAGCGTTGATAGACGTTCAGAAGGGAGAGTTAAGGCTTAGAGTACAAGGTGATGAGGAAGTTCCagttgaaggagctaccaagtctgtgagggataagtatgagtgtTGGCAAGCAGCTAACAATAAggtgcg gaagttgaACTGCATAGAGCAACAATAG